From the genome of Colias croceus chromosome 9, ilColCroc2.1, one region includes:
- the LOC123694482 gene encoding activating transcription factor 7-interacting protein 1: MQLIFDTETETCIDKKMAFIDKESINEKFNADNIIEKLSNSISNGNGNKENIEKVDNIVADKSTENSDIDSTKKSEVNGQNELSVDEEKNTAIVDTASSQTVQSESIEKNTDKKEDEECAESATDIDNTVDQSSNIDDANIHTDNDLQSDLEHEEIANGNLIDNQVGENSCSEHKNGENSNNEESDSLNNVGSSEKDSDDHKTEMDTEPDVSTVENQDEILENSTEEYEKKNEDVALQSNQSDEETVSFFFNKTKSDVPIAGDTIAIENGKISSNEDVINDNQLDKENISEQEKPSSLKDDDAKTGAKDISLSKDTEANSEIMEIDLIKEGASEIPSECKEKDCESPVEIENQVDEVSNKSSNIPSLQEDQTGNEKPSNLVETEFKPETRPDNQNSTSEPKKSFTKCKLSLDILSDDEDTLSAGENCNENSIESNKQCINIEDDDDDIMLIDDENSTKPDDTPKGSHENKEKVKIENKDDTIFEDKKEESLNNTSTIDKDIPMDEIKTDIKKNDTDLVDKEENKQKITSPKPLLPTNFVSTCKKNLADMTRSDLEEFCILKIVESVVDRGNLGEIKSQLKKMSQNIEEHKNKTKMLTKQNHALQVVLKSVQEELKKNSNAPIVPLKISRSVGIQVLMSEKNKNKKTNITNSSVVTTVNNATTPSPINKPIRGLPPQIIRSPKPPQQNIPVPRLVPASSAVKSNTPATNQIPTTNNKTIITAPPAAKKSPAQRPEKRPLVKIPNDTVDLTDDEPPPKVTSRPNNQSVRLVPPQNLMAPQRPQLGTLINSPRKVYIPISGGQGQNVRPGQTFMLRTINPQNVRQRGPAPIQKETSYRKVSLHPAPLPEGAKQCQPPNWKLIPPAPEITLSKVDNGIVISWNLDSYHEDNYENIASYQIYAYQETAAPPSTSLWKKIGDVKALPLPMACTLTQFVSGYKYYFAVRAVDIRSRLGPFSLPSNIMLVNK, from the exons ATgcaattaatttttgatactGAAACTGAAACGTGCATTGACAAAAAAATGGCCTTCATTGATAAAGAatctataaatgaaaaatttaacgccgataatattattgaaaaattaagcaACAGCATATCTAACGGTAACGGCAATAAAGAGAATATTGAGAAAGTAGATAACATTGTAGCCGATAAAAGCACCGAAAATAGTGATATTGATAGTACTAAGAAATCAGAAGTCAATGGCCAAAACGAATTAAGTGTagatgaagaaaaaaatacagcTATTGTTGATACAGCTTCTAGTCAAACTGTTCAAAGTGAGagcatagaaaaaaatactgaTAAAAAAGAAGACGAAGAATGTGCAGAAAGTGCAACAGATATAGATAATACTGTAGACCAATCTAGTAATATAGATGATGCAAATATTCACACTGATAATGATCTCCAAAGTGATTTAGAGCATGAAGAAATTGCAAATGGTAACCTTATAGATAACCAAGTCGGTGAAAATAGCTGCTCAGAACATAAAAATGGGGAAAACTCAAACAATGAAGAAAGTGatagtttaaataatgttGGTAGTTCTGAAAAGGATTCTGACGATCATAAGACTGAAATGGATACAGAACCAGATGTAAGTACCGTAGAAAACCAAGATGAAATTCTTGAAAACTCGACTGAGGAATatgagaaaaaaaatgaagATGTCGCTTTGCAGTCTAACCAGAGCGATGAAGAAACAGTTTCtttctttttcaataaaactaagTCAGATGTACCAATAGCTGGTGATACGATAGCTATAGAAAATGGCAAAATCTCATCAAATGAAGATGTCATCAATGACAATCAGTtagataaagaaaatatatcagAACAAGAAAAACCATCCAGTTTAAAGGATGATGATGCAAAGACAGGCGCTAAAGATATTTCTTTATCCAAAGATACTGAAGCGAACAGTGAAATAATGGAAATAGATCTGATCAAAGAGGGGGCAAGTGAAATACCCAGCGAGTGTAAAGAAAAAGATTGTGAAAGTCCTgttgaaattgaaaatcaaGTGGATGAAGTATCTAATAAAAGCTCAAATATTCCATCTTTACAGGAAGACCAGACTGGAAATGAAAAGCCAAGTAATCTAGTTGAAACTGAATTTAAACCAGAAACTCGTCCCGATAATCAAAATTCAACAAGTGAACCCAAAAAGTCTTTTACGAAGTGCAAGTTATCATTAGATATTTTATCTGATGATGAAGACACATTATCTGCTGGTGAAAATTGTAATGAAAATTCCATAGAATCTAATAAGcaatgtataaatatagagGACGATGATGACGACATAATGTTGATAGATGATGAGAATAGCACAAAACCCGATGATACACCTAAAGGAAGtcatgaaaataaagaaaaagttaaaatagaaaacaaaGATGATACTATTTTTGAAGATAAAAAAGAAGAATCTCTGAATAATACCTCAACAATTGATAAAG ATATTCCTATGGATGAAATTAAAACagatataaagaaaaatgataCAGATCTTGTTGATAAAGAAGAAAACAAACAGAAGATTACGTCTCCGAAGCCGCTACTACCCACTAACTTTGTCTCTACATGCAAGAAAAATCTCGCTGATATGACTCGAAGTGATTTAGAAGAATTTTGCATCCTAAAAATTGTTGAAAGTGTCGTAGACAGAGGTAATCTCGGCGAGATAAAATCTCAATTAAAGAAAATGTCACAGAATATTGAGGagcataaaaacaaaacaaagatGCTAACAAAGCAGAATCACGCATTGCAAGTTGTTTTAAAGTCGGTTCAGGAAGagttaaagaaaaattcaAATGCCCCAATAGTACCATTAAAGATATCCCGCTCAGTTGGCATACAGGTGTTAATGTCAGAGAAGAACAAAAACAAGAAAACCAACATCACAAACAGCAGTGTAGTAACCACTGTAAATAATGCAACCACTCCAAGTCCTATAAATAAGCCTATACGTGGCTTACCACCTCAAATAATTAGGTCTCCAAAACCACCTCAACAAAATATTCCCGTTCCTCGATTAGTCCCAGCAAGCTCTGCCGTAAAAAGTAATACGCCAGCAACTAACCAAATTCCAACAAcgaacaataaaacaataattactgCGCCGCCTGCTGCAAAGAAATCACCGGCACAAAGGCCTGAAAAAAGACCTTTAGTTAAAATACCTAACGATACTGTTGATTTGACTGACGACGAACCACCGCCAAAAGTTACATCGAGACCAAACAATCAATCTGTAAGGCTTGTTCCACCTCAAAATTTAATGGCACCACAGCGTCCTCAACTCGGGACGCTCATTAATAGCCCCAGAAAAGTTTACATTCCAATAAGCGGAGGACAAGGGCAGAACGTGCGGCCAGGTCAAACCTTTATGCTAAGAACCATCAACCCTCAAA ATGTAAGACAGAGAGGTCCAGCGCCGATTCAAAAAGAAACGTCGTATCGAAAAGTATCGTTACATCCGGCACCTTTGCCCGAAGGTGCGAAACAGTGCCAACCTCCCAACTGGAAGTTAATACCGCCGGCTCCGGAAATAACGCTGTCAAAAGTTGATAATGGCATAGTAATTTCTTGGAATTTGGACAGTTATCATGAAGACAATTATGAGAACATAGCCAGTTACCAGATTTATGCCTATCAAGAGACCGCAGCTCCGCCCAGCACGAGTTTATGGAAGAAAATCGGAGACGTCAAAGCGCTTCCTCTTCCTATGGCGTGTACACTAACACAGTTTGTGTCtggatataaatattattttgctgtGAGAGCAGTTGACATCAGATCTCGACTAGGGCCTTTTAGTTTGCCCAGCAACATCATGCTcgttaataaataa